A stretch of Gallus gallus isolate bGalGal1 chromosome 2, bGalGal1.mat.broiler.GRCg7b, whole genome shotgun sequence DNA encodes these proteins:
- the CYP8B1 gene encoding cytochrome P450, family 8, subfamily B (The RefSeq protein has 1 substitution compared to this genomic sequence) produces the protein MTFWAVFLCTLAVSLLGGLYVLGTFRRRRPNEPPLDKGIIPWLGYALDFRQDSSGFLSKMQRKHGDIFTVLIGGHYFTFVMDPFCFGAIVKESRSKLDFLTFAAKLVLRVFGYKSNKDNNSALHSFNTKHLMGEGLSLLTQATMDNFQKLMLFKLSSGEEKQPWQEAGLFHYCYNIVFRAGYLALYGTESYQGTGNKEKAHEQDLIHSNQLFTEFRKYDRLFPRLAYAVLPPKDKVEAERLKRFFWDALSVSKDSQKENVSRWISEQDQYLAESGVPDYMRDRFKFMMLWASQGNTGPTAFWLLLYLMKDPEAMKAVKGEVEKVLREHGQEVKPGSPPVNITRDMLDQTPFLDSAVEETLRLVAAPILIRAVLQDVNLKMSSGREYTLRKGDRVALFPHLSVQMNPEIHPEPHKFKYDRFVNPDGTKKDFYKNGKRLKYFNMPWGAGVSTCPGRFFATAEMKLFVFLMLTHYDLELVNDKEEIPAIDSSRWGFGTMQPVHDVRFRYRPRV, from the coding sequence ATGACATTCTGGGCAGTTTTTCTCTGCACCTTGGCAGTATCACTGCTCGGGGGGCTCTACGTTCTGGGAGCCTTTCGGAGACGAAGACCCAATGAGCCGCCTCTGGACAAAGGCATCATTCCCTGGCTGGGTTACGCACTGGACTTCAGACAGGACAGTTCAGGGTTTCTAAGtaagatgcagagaaaacacGGAGATATTTTCACAGTGCTGATCGGAGGCCATTACTTTACCTTTGTGATGGACCCCTTCTGCTTTGGAGCCATCGTGAAGGAATCGCGGTCTAAACTAGACTTTCTGACCTTTGCAGCTAAATTGGTCCTCCGGGTTTTTGGCTACAAGTCCAACAAGGACAACAATAGCGCTCTGCATTCTTTTAACACGAAGCATCTGATGGGAGAAGGACTCAGTCTCCTGACACAAGCCACCATGGATAACTTCCAGAAGTTGATGCTTTTCAAGCTGAGCTCAGGAGAGGAGAAGCAACCATGGCAAGAGGCTGGCCTGTTCCACTACTGCTACAACATTGTCTTCAGAGCTGGGTACCTGGCTCTGTACGGCACCGAGTCGTACCAAGGGACAGGGAACAAGGAGAAAGCTCATGAGCAAGACCTCATCCACTCCAACCAGCTGTTCACTGAGTTTCGGAAGTACGACCGCCTCTTCCCCCGCCTGGCCTATGCCGTGTTGCCTCCCAAGGACAAAGTAGAAGCTGAGAGGCTGAAGAGGTTCTTCTGGGATGCTCTGTCCGTGAGTAAGGACTCCCAGAAGGAAAATGTCAGTAGGTGGATAAGTGAACAAGACCAGTATTTGGCAGAAAGTGGTGTCCCTGACTACATGCGAGACCGCTTCAAGTTTATGATGCTGTGGGCATCCCAAGGCAATACAGGCCCTACTGCCTTCTGGCTCCTCTTGTATCTCATGAAGGATCCAGAAGCTATGAAGGCTGTGAAGGGAGAGGTAGAGAAAGTCTTGAGGGAGCATGGCCAAGAAGTGAAGCCAGGAAGCCCACCGGTTAACATCACCAGAGACATGTTAGACCAGACTCCTTTTCTGGACAGTGCAGTGGAGGAGACCCTGAGGCTGGTGGCAGCCCCAATCCTGATCAGAGCCGTCCTCCAGGATGTGAACCTCAAAATGAGTAGTGGCAGAGAGTATACTCTGCGCAAAGGGGACCGGGTGGCTCTGTTCCCACACCTCTCTGTGCAGATGAACCCAGAAATCCATCCTGAACCTCACAAGTTTAAGTATGACCGCTTTGTCAACCCAGATGGAACCAAGAAAGATTTTTACAAGAATGGCAAACGGCTAAAATACTTCAACATGCCTTGGGGGGCTGGTGTATCCACCTGTCCCGGGAGGTTCTTTGctacagctgaaatgaaattgtTTGTGTTCCTGATGCTGACTCACTACGACCTGGAGCTGGTCAACGACAAAGAGGAGATCCCAGCCATAGATTCGAGCCGCTGGGGATTTGGAACCATGCAACCTGTTCATGACGTTCGATTCAGATATCGGCCACGTGTTTGA
- the HIGD1C gene encoding HIG1 domain family member 1A, mitochondrial isoform X1 translates to MSSGHEPVYPEYETETSQTSKLLRKFKETPFVPIGMAGFAVVVGYGLYKLKHRGNTKMSLHLIHMRVAAQGFVVGAITCGVLYSMFREHVIKPKE, encoded by the exons ATGTCGTCCGGTCACGAACCTGTGTACCCTGAGTATGAGACTGAAACCAGCCAGACATCGAAGCTGCTACGGAAATTCAAGGAGACGCCGTTTGTACCGATTG GGATGGCTGGCTTTGCCGTGGTGGTGGGCTATGGGCTGTACAAACTGAAGCACCGGGGGAACACAAAGATGTCGCTTCACCTGATTCACATGCGTGTGGCAGCGCAGGGTTTCGTTGTGGGAGCAATAACGTGTG GTGTGCTGTATTCCATGTTTCGGGAGCATGTGATAAAGCCTAAGGAGTAA
- the ACKR2 gene encoding atypical chemokine receptor 2, with amino-acid sequence MGTARRGGATLPATIAWDGHLGSLRRGITTGSHLPYTASKLATTAAALLDGQDYTANSSDYPYEYLNEEDYILYGVCTKEEVVSFSKAFLPAFYTVVFLIGFTGNVLLFTVLMYISKKKKMAEVYLLNLVVSDFLLLLTLPFWALFISQWVTWDLLCPVLNAMYIMNFYSGIFFVSCMSLDTYLQIVHACSPHSSVTRKKSFLLLLMLWVLSILLSIPDALFSSTKEMHNKTIVCTHDYGQKHLFWKVVFQVTQNILGFLLPFFFMVFCYSRSMCVLTTSRVPGSRTALRFVFILVAVFFVLWFPYNVVLILHSLQFVGLIQSCERSRQLDYAIQITESLSFVHCCLNPVLYAFVKKRFRLYLQKIPQVFCRKSTFDIQLSETSCSCSRYISQIEMLSITNT; translated from the exons ATGGGAACTGCCCGCCGTGGAGGAGCAACTCTT ccAGCTACAATTGCCTGGGATGGACACTTAGGCAGTCTCAGACGCGGGATCACAACAG GCAGCCACTTGCCGTACACAGCTTCAAAGCTGGCAACAACAGCTGCAGCCTTGCTGGATGGCCAAGATTACACTGCCAATTCGAGTGACTACCCCTATGAGTACCTGAATGAGGAGGATTACATACTTTATGGCGTTTGCACCAAAGAAGAGGTGGTCTCCTTTAGCAAAGCGTTCTTGCCAGCTTTTTACACCGTGGTTTTCTTGATTGGGTTCACTGGGAACGTTCTTCTATTTACTGTCCTCATGTACAtcagtaagaaaaagaagatggCAGAGGTGTATCTGCTGAACCTGGTGGTTTCAGATTTCCTCTTGCTGCTAACCCTTCCTTTCTGGGCCCTGTTCATTTCTCAGTGGGTGACCTGGGATCTGTTGTGCCCGGTCTTAAATGCCATGTACATCATGAATTTTTACAGCGGTATCTTTTTTGTAAGCTGCATGAGTCTGGACACGTATCTGCAGATAGTTCATGCTTGCTCTCCTCACAGCTCTGTGACACGGAAGAAGTCCTTCCTCCTGTTGTTGATGTTGTGGGTCCTCTCCATACTCCTCTCCATTCCTGATGCCCTCTTCAGCAGCACGAAGGAAATGCACAACAAAACCATCGTGTGCACTCATGATTATGGCCAGAAACACTTATTCTGGAAAGTTGTCTTTCAGGTCACTCAAAACATCCTAGGtttccttttgcctttcttcttcatGGTGTTCTGCTATTCCCGCAGCATGTGTGTCCTCACTACGTCTCGGGTGCCTGGCTCGAGGACAGCACTCCGCTTTGTCTTTATTCTGGTGGCTGTCTTCTTTGTCCTGTGGTTCCCTTACAACGTCGTCCTCATCCTTCACTCCCTGCAATTCGTTGGTCTGATCCAGAGCTGTGAGAGGAGTAGGCAACTGGACTATGCCATACAGATCACAGAGAGCTTGTCCTTTGTCCACTGCTGCCTCAACCCTGTGCTCTATGCTTTTGTGAAGAAACGATTCAGGTTGTACTTGCAGAAGATCCCTCAGGTTTTCTGTAGGAAGAGCACCTTTGACATCCAGCTCTCAGAGACAAGCTGCTCTTGCAGCAGATATATCTCTCAGATAGAAATGTTGAGCATCACCAACACATGA